From one Asterias amurensis chromosome 10, ASM3211899v1 genomic stretch:
- the LOC139942488 gene encoding L-fucose dehydrogenase-like: MAANALRYKDKVVLVTGGSKGIGEGATREFVKAGAKVAFCARGVEAGKALEAELNKAGPGEAFYIQCDIRNEEQIKKTVEQTVAKYTQLDCLVNNAGWHAGAEVIDDITVEQFNSLLNYNLVSYFIFSKYSLPHLRKTKGNIINVSSVVSTLGQSQAIPYVTSKGAIDAMTRAMSIDEAKHQVRVNGVSPGNIWTPLWNSFAHTAADPEAMIKGGEEGQLLGRFGTIEEAGKMFLFVAAEATFCTGNNFLFTGGAELNYACKTQLKERTNIFE, encoded by the exons ATGGCTGCCAACGCTCTAAGGTACAAGGACAAAGTGGTCCTGGTGACCGGTGGTTCTAAAGGCATCGGAGAGGGTGCAACGCGTGAATTCG TCAAAGCTGGTGCAAAAGTTGCCTTCTGTGCAAGAGGAG TGGAAGCGGGCAAGGCCCTAGAGGCCGAGCTTAATAAAGCTGGTCCAGGCGAAGCCTTCTATATCCAATGTGACATCAGAAATGAAGAGCAGATTAAG AAAACAGTTGAGCAGACAGTGGCGAAGTACACTCAGCTTGACTGCCTGGTGAACAACGCTGGCTGGC ATGCCGGTGCGGAGGTCATCGATGACATAACTGTGGAGCAGTTCAACTCACTCCTCAACTACAATCTTGTTAGCTACTTCATTTTTTCAAAG TATTCACTCCCACATCTGAGAAAGACAAAGGGAAATATCATCAATGTGTCCAGCGTGGTATCCACTCTCGGCCAGTCACAGGCCATTCcttatgttacttcaaag GGAGCAATTGATGCGATGACAAGAGCTATGTCAATTGACGAGGCTAAACACCAAGTTCGTGTGAATGG TGTCTCCCCTGGTAACATTTGGACACCCCTATGGAACAGTTTTGCACACACCGCCGCAGATCCAGAAGCAATGATAAAGGGTGGAGAGGAGGGTCAG CTCCTTGGGCGCTTCGGCACTATCGAAGAAGCCGGGAAAATGTTCTTATTCGTCGCGGCCGAAGCAACATTCTGTACCGGCAATAACTTCTTATTTACGGGTGGAGCTGAGCTCAACTACGCATGCAAGACCCAGTTGAAGGAACGCACCAACATCTTTGAGTGA